The Hordeum vulgare subsp. vulgare chromosome 7H, MorexV3_pseudomolecules_assembly, whole genome shotgun sequence DNA window GCTATTGCCGCGTCATCAGGCGGACTCGATTCCATTCTCGACGTCCTCGCTACCGAGCGCCCTCGCGCGGCTTGGTATCGCTAATAGCTCCGTGCAGGCAGCCAACATGGAGGAGACGCTATACATGTGTGACCTGCCACCAAAAGCAGGTGAGGCAAAATTCTGCGCGACGTCCCTGGAAGCCCTGGTCGAGGGAACCATGGAGGCGCTTGGCACCCGCAACATCCGGCCCATGACCTCCGACCTGCCCCGCTCAGGGGCACCTAAGCAACCATACACCGTCCGTGGTGTACACCCGGTGGACGGATCCACCTTCGTGTCATGCCACGACCATAACTATCCCTACACCGTCTACATGTGCCATAACACTCCATCGACGAGGGCGTACATGGTGGAGATGGAGGGCGCCCATAGTGGCCTTGTCGTCACCGTTGCCGCTATTTGTCACACCGACACCTCCCACTGGGACGCCGAGCATTTCTCCTTCAAGGTCCTCGGCACCAAGCCTGGCGACGGACCAGTCTGC harbors:
- the LOC123410931 gene encoding BURP domain-containing protein 13-like, whose translation is MARRLHSAIIATLVLLAVGQCSNAVLTEAEVFWRTVLPDSPIPDPILKLIHPETSLVNKTPKDDTVAEAYSLTWLMWGLRSPSGPTKHSSPRPSHHRDHSTDEYLAQGLFFHEEAVQVGKTITFYFPLAASALLGLLPRHQADSIPFSTSSLPSALARLGIANSSVQAANMEETLYMCDLPPKAGEAKFCATSLEALVEGTMEALGTRNIRPMTSDLPRSGAPKQPYTVRGVHPVDGSTFVSCHDHNYPYTVYMCHNTPSTRAYMVEMEGAHSGLVVTVAAICHTDTSHWDAEHFSFKVLGTKPGDGPVCHYLPYGHNVWVNKEANRSSS